A genomic window from Leptotrichia sp. oral taxon 215 str. W9775 includes:
- a CDS encoding DUF3847 domain-containing protein — MKKLKQIRQKSKEIKNKIDHTEERLRQLKNQEQKILKQDIIKRRKERTHRLITRGAILESLIENAEELTDEEIKILLKEAIKTKEFKETLKIMGEN, encoded by the coding sequence ATGAAAAAATTAAAACAGATAAGACAGAAGTCAAAAGAAATAAAAAATAAAATAGACCATACAGAAGAAAGATTAAGGCAACTAAAAAATCAAGAACAAAAGATATTAAAACAAGACATAATAAAAAGAAGAAAAGAAAGAACTCATAGGCTCATAACAAGAGGAGCAATCTTAGAAAGCCTTATAGAAAATGCAGAAGAACTAACAGATGAAGAAATAAAAATCCTACTAAAAGAAGCAATAAAAACAAAAGAATTTAAAGAAACACTAAAAATAATGGGAGAAAATTAG